The following coding sequences are from one Rutidosis leptorrhynchoides isolate AG116_Rl617_1_P2 chromosome 11, CSIRO_AGI_Rlap_v1, whole genome shotgun sequence window:
- the LOC139874807 gene encoding cytochrome P450 71AV8-like, with amino-acid sequence MDIQYSISFLIFLAVLLFFIIKQFKKTDSNKKLPPELWKLPILGHVHHLIATQPHRALANMAEKLGPIVHLQLGEISAIVISSPSLAKDIMKTHDISFANRPKLQSTEIVAYKYTDIAFSPYGDYWRQMRKICVLELLSAKKVQSFRSLREQESWNLIESMAMKGSTSVNLTDKIMTMMNTIICQVAVGSKCKDQETFVAGINEVIHLSSGFDVSDLFPSSKLLPLVTGTRNKLMKLRNKMDKILDDIISDHQERRAGKRINHENEDLLDVLLRLKNNGGLEFPITEDNIKAVILDMFAAGTDTSSATIIWAMSELMKNPKVMKKAQTEIREVLMGKIKIQESDIQELDCIKLVIKETLRLHPPLPLLLPRECREKCEIGGYEIPIKTKVIINSWKIGRDPNFWVDPERFVPERFRESSVSMMGTDFEFFPFGAGRRMCPGMTLGLANLELPLAMLLYHFNWELPNNETPEELEMADSLGATLKRKNDLFLVPSPYNTNR; translated from the exons ATGGACATCCAGTATTCCATTTCTTTTCTCATCTTCTTAGCTGTcctcttattcttcatcatcaaacaATTTAAGAAAACTGATTCAAACAAAAAACTACCTCCAGAGCTATGGAAGCTCCCCATACTTGGCCACGTACATCATCTCATCGCAACACAACCACATCGAGCTCTTGCAAACATGGCTGAAAAACTCGGACCAATTGTCCATCTACAACTAGGTGAGATCTCGGCCATCGTCATATCATCTCCTTCTTTAGCCAAAGATATCATGAAAACCCATGATATCTCTTTTGCAAACAGACCCAAGCTTCAAAGTACCGAAATCGTTGCATACAAGTACACTGATATTGCTTTCTCTCCCTACGGTGACTACTGGAGACAAATGCGTAAGATATGTGTCTTGGAGCTTCTAAGTGCTAAAAAAGTTCAATCTTTTCGATCTCTTCGTGAACAAGAGTCATGGAACCTTATTGAATCAATGGCCATGAAAGGATCGACAAGTGTAAATCTCACTGACAAAATTATGACCATGATGAACACCATTATATGCCAGGTTGCGGTTGGGAGCAAATGCAAGGATCAGGAGACTTTTGTTGCAGGGATTAATGAAGTAATACATTTATCTAGTGGTTTTGATGTGTCTGATCTTTTCCCATCTAGTAAATTGTTGCCTCTAGTTACTGGCACGAGGAACAAATTGATGAAATTAAGAAACAAGATGGATAAAATTCTTGATGACATCATCTCCGACCACCAAGAACGTCGTGCAGGTAAACGGATCAATCACGAGAACGAAGATCTTCTTGATGTTCTTTTGAGGTTAAAAAATAATGGTGGTCTTGAATTTCCAATAACTGAAGATAACATCAAAGCAGTCATACTG GATATGTTTGCAGCGGGCACAGATACTTCGTCGGCAACAATTATATGGGCAATGTCAGAACTAATGAAGAACCCAAAGGTCATGAAGAAAGCACAGACCGAAATTAGGGAGGTACTCATGGGAAAGATTAAGATACAAGAGTCGGATATTCAAGAGCTAGACTGTATAAAACTAGTAATTAAGGAAACTTTAAGGTTACACCCTCCTCTTCCATTGTTATTGCCAAGAGAATGTCGGGAAAAGTGTGAGATTGGCGGATATGAAATCCCTATCAAAACAAAAGTTATAATTAACTCATGGAAAATAGGTCGGGATCCAAATTTCTGGGTTGATCCTGAACGTTTCGTACCAGAAAGATTTAGGGAGAGTTCTGTTAGCATGATGGGCACGGATTTTGAATTTTTCCCATTTGGGGCGGGAAGAAGAATGTGTCCAGGGATGACGTTAGGATTGGCTAATCTGGAACTCCCACTTGCGATGCTACTATACCACTTCAATTGGGAACTTCCAAACAATGAAACACCCGAAGAACTTGAAATGGCCGATTCTCTTGGAGCTACTCTTAAGCGAAAAAATGACTTGTTTTTGGTTCCAAGTCCTTACAATACAAATCGTTGA